One segment of Solanum stenotomum isolate F172 chromosome 1, ASM1918654v1, whole genome shotgun sequence DNA contains the following:
- the LOC125861375 gene encoding uncharacterized protein LOC125861375, with amino-acid sequence MEHPFFMNGAGNTSRAEAIRWLSIAEKLLTNRDLVGSKSFATRAHESDPTLLPADQILAIVDTLIAGDKRINNQHLDYYSILQIPSNQTHDSELIANQYRRLALLLNPQKNNFPFSDHAFHLVVDAWSVLSNAFRRSVYDKEIGFFLNLNPVSSPPPPTNNPVGFMQQSSMIFQSQPQSHPVSSVPSSSRERQTVTFLQDPQPQSMTSVSSLTREQQPVTFLSRNQTQPVNSTMLSPDREQHPFTFGSSTTRAQQQVAFAESTRGQQQVAFAESTRGPQQVAFAESTRGPQQVAFVKTTRGQQQVASVESTRGQHRVASMDSRREQQEVASVHQQGNKQAPQRNEGLLGNNQNFSASTGRNVNNEGLFGNNQNHSVSTGGNVNNAGLFGNNQNHSASISKNVNNEGLFGNNQNHSASISKNVNNEGLFGNNQNQSASTNRNVNNEGLFGSNQNQSANTGHNNEVFFGNNQNHSVSTSNNNVRGKERSADASSHAVPSFWTACPYCYLMYEYPLEYVDCTLRCQKCKRAFQAVKIASPPSIIEGQEAYFCCWGFMPLGFSLEIFKKYKGNISSWTPFAPMFNKHGGVRKPAAPRVYIDDYEDVFLGLSESSEESDEDWKGDNKMKKAKSGKRKSKRIRRKKAKIQKSDKGKNVVVNAGDDVQDVSATQGGVEVPNVTTAQSSKRAGNTRRQAGRVTKDVGKLDLNVEFSNEVEEPPAPGMGQGNGAGTGEDGNIEGIEFFEGLDEFLSSLPILNAVGDDKVKAA; translated from the coding sequence ATGGAACATCCATTCTTCATGAACGGCGCCGGAAATACGTCGAGAGCGGAGGCGATACGGTGGTTATCAATCGCGGAGAAGCTATTGACTAACCGTGACCTAGTTGGAAGCAAATCATTTGCGACCCGGGCCCATGAATCCGACCCGACCCTTTTACCTGCCGACCAAATTCTTGCCATCGTTGACACCCTAATCGCCGGCGACAAGCGGATCAACAACCAGCATCTTGACTACTACTCTATTCTTCAAATTCCTTCGAACCAAACCCATGATTCTGAACTTATCGCTAATCAGTACCGACGTCTTGCGCTCCTATTGAACCCTCAGAAGAACAATTTCCCTTTCTCTGACCATGCTTTTCATcttgttgttgatgcttggTCTGTTCTTTCAAACGCTTTTAGGAGAAGTGTTTATGATAAAGAAATTGGGTTTTTTCTTAACCTTAACCCTGTGTCGTCTCCTCCTCCACCTACTAATAACCCAGTTGGTTTCATGCAACAAAGTTCTATGATTTTTCAGAGTCAACCACAGTCGCATCCGGTGAGTTCTGTTCCGAGTTCAAGCAGAGAGCGGCAGACTGTAACATTTCTTCAAGACCCACAACCCCAGTCAATGACTTCTGTGTCCAGCTTGACTAGAGAGCAGCAGCCGGTAACATTTCTGAGCAGAAATCAGACACAGCCAGTAAACTCTACTATGCTTAGTCCGGACAGAGAACAACACCCCTTTACCTTTGGGTCAAGTACCACAAGAGCGCAACAGCAAGTAGCTTTTGCAGAATCAACTAGAGGGCAACAACAAGTTGCTTTTGCAGAGTCGACAAGAGGGCCACAGCAAGTAGCTTTTGCAGAGTCGACAAGAGGGCCACAACAAGTAGCTTTTGTAAAGACGACAAGAGGGCAACAGCAAGTAGCTTCTGTAGAGTCGACGAGAGGGCAGCATCGAGTAGCGTCTATGGATTCGAGAAGAGAGCAACAAGAAGTTGCTTCTGTACATCAGCAAGGTAATAAGCAGGCACCACAAAGAAACGAGGGCTTGTTGGGCAACAATCAAAATTTCTCTGCTAGTACTGGTAGAAATGTGAACAATGAGGGTTTGTTTGGGAACAATCAAAATCATTCTGTTAGTACTGGTGGAAATGTGAACAATGCGGGTTTGTTTGGAAACAATCAGAATCACTCTGCTAGTATTAGTAAAAATGTGAACAATGAGGGTTTGTTTGGGAACAATCAGAATCACTCTGCTAGTATTAGTAAAAATGTGAACAATGAGGGTTTGTTTGGGAACAATCAAAATCAGTCTGCTAGTACCAATAGAAATGTGAACAATGAGGGTTTGTTTGGGAGCAATCAAAATCAGTCTGCTAATACTGGTCACAACAATGAGGTTTTTTTTGGGAACAATCAAAATCATTCTGTTAGTACTAGTAACAACAATGTCAGGGGAAAAGAGAGGAGTGCAGATGCATCAAGTCATGCTGTTCCTAGTTTCTGGACTGCATGTCCATATTGTTATCTGATGTATGAGTATCCTTTAGAGTACGTGGATTGTACTTTGAGGTGTCAAAAGTGCAAGAGGGCATTTCAGGCTGTAAAGATTGCCTCGCCACCCTCAATTATTGAGGGACAAGAAGCTTATTTCTGTTGTTGGGGATTTATGCCTTTAGGATTTTCCTTGGAGATTTTTAAGAAATACAAAGGCAATATTTCGAGCTGGACTCCATTTGCACCCATGTTTAATAAACATGGAGGTGTAAGAAAGCCAGCTGCTCCGagagtttatattgatgattatGAGGATGTGTTTCTGGGATTATCAGAGTCGAGTGAGGAGTCAGATGAGGATTGGAAGGGTGATAATAAGATGAAGAAGGCAAAGAGTGGGAAACGAAAAAGTAAAAGGATTAGGAGAAAGAAGGCCAAGATACAGAAATCTGACAAGGGAAAAAATGTTGTAGTGAATGCTGGTGATGATGTGCAAGATGTTTCAGCGACTCAAGGGGGTGTAGAAGTGCCCAATGTTACAACAGCTCAGTCTAGCAAGAGAGCTGGTAACACAAGAAGGCAAGCTGGAAGGGTTACCAAAGATGTTGGGAAGTTGGATTTGAATGTTGAATTCAGTAATGAGGTTGAAGAGCCCCCTGCACCTGGGATGGGCCAAGGCAATGGAGCTGGAACAGGGGAGGATGGGAACATTGAAGGGATTGAGTTTTTTGAAGGTCTTGATGAATTCCTAAGCAGTCTTCCTATACTCAATGCTGTGGGTGATGATAAGGTTAAGGCTGCCTAG
- the LOC125861429 gene encoding protein PELPK1-like, with translation MPHPLLYTLFFLIASTICRKMAQHYHISSLLLLAFLNIFFIHGNISGATARHLLETPVPEIPKPELPKVPALPKLEIPTVPKPQLPTIPKPELPTLPKPQLPTLPKPKMPEIPTMPKPELPTMPKPEIPSMPKLEFPPLKKPEIPPVPKTEVPPAMKKPEVPTLPMPELSSLPKPEISELPKSKVPELSKPEVPTMPKPEIPELPKPKVPELPKPEIPTTPKPEIPELPKTKVPEVPKPEVPTMPKPEIPELPKPKAPELPKLKVPTMPKPEIPELPKPKVPELPKPEVPTMPKPEIPELPKPRVPELPKPEVPTTPKPETPELPQPKAPELPKLKIPTMPKPEVPTMPKPEIPELPKPKVPELPKLEIPKLPKPEVPTMPKLEIPELPKPKIPELPKLKVPTMPKPEIPELPKPTLPSLSPPYKPATP, from the coding sequence ATGCCACATCCACTCTTATACACATTATTCTTTCTTATAGCTTCTACCATCTGCAGAAAAATGGCTCAACATTACCACATATCATCTCTCTTACTGCTTGCATTTCTCAATATATTCTTCATTCATGGCAACATAAGTGGTGCGACTGCACGCCACCTCCTTGAGACACCCGTTCCTGAGATACCTAAACCAGAACTCCCAAAAGTTCCAGCCTTGCCAAAGCTTGAAATCCCAACTGTGCCGAAGCCTCAGCTTCCAACCATACCAAAGCCTGAGCTACCAACTCTACCGAAGCCCCAGTTACCAACTTTGCCAAAGCCTAAGATGCCTGAGATCCCTACTATGCCAAAACCTGAACTTCCTACTATGCCAAAGCCCGAGATTCCTTCAATGCCAAAACTAGAGTTTCCTCCCTTGAAAAAGCCAGAAATCCCACCAGTGCCTAAGACTGAGGTTCCTCCGGCTATGAAAAAGCCTGAAGTTCCAACTCTACCAATGCCCGAGCTATCGAGTCTGCCAAAGCCAGAAATTTCAGAACTACCAAAGTCAAAAGTCCCAGAACTTTCAAAGCCAGAAGTCCCAACTATGCCAAAACCGGAAATCCCAGAACTACCAAAGCCAAAAGTCCCAGAGCTTCCAAAGCCTGAAATACCAACTACGCCAAAGCCTGAAATACCAGAATTACCAAAGACAAAAGTTCCAGAAGTTCCAAAGCCAGAAGTACCAACTATGCCAAAGCCAGAAATCCCAGAATTACCAAAGCCAAAAGCCCCAGAGCTTCCAAAGCTAAAAGTCCCAACAATGCCAAAGCCTGAAATCCCAGAACTTCCAAAGCCAAAAGTTCCAGAGCTTCCAAAACCTGAAGTACCAACTATGCCAAAGCCTGAAATTCCGGAACTACCAAAGCCAAGAGTCCCAGAGCTTCCAAAGCCTGAAGTACCAACTACGCCAAAGCCTGAAACCCCTGAACTACCACAGCCAAAAGCCCCAGAGCTTCCAAAGCTAAAAATTCCAACAATGCCAAAACCTGAAGTACCAACTATGCCAAAGCCTGAAATCCCAGAACTGCCAAAGCCTAAAGTCCCAGAGCTTCCAAAGCTTGAAATCCCAAAACTTCCTAAGCCAGAAGTACCAACTATGCCCAAACTTGAAATCCCAGAACTACCAAAGCCAAAAATCCCAGAGCTTCCAAAGCTAAAAGTCCCAACTATGCCAAAGCCTGAAATTCCAGAACTTCCTAAACCAACTCTTCCTTCACTTTCTCCACCATACAAGCCCGCTACTCCTTGA